The Streptomyces nitrosporeus genome includes a window with the following:
- a CDS encoding PRC and DUF2382 domain-containing protein, giving the protein MGAADGFTDSGELDGLTVYDSDGEKVGTVGRVYVDDDTGKPDWITVKTGMFGMKESFVPLAGARRVGSDLHVSHPKELVKEAPRVDADAHLSVAEEEELYRHYGMTRKTTGRAGTAMGAAGTGAAAGTAGAAGTRTGQTGRATADTTGTTGAMGAAGTGRHRDADASRPLAGAGAERSAGGTGMRDELTRSEEQLSVGTEEYESGKARLHKYVVTENVTRTVPVSHEEVRVVREPLKPGERTADGKLGEQDVEVTLHAERATVRKESVPVERVRLETNRVTEQKEVSAELRKEKIDYMDGKETGGGKDAGGEFGKGRRR; this is encoded by the coding sequence ATGGGAGCCGCTGACGGTTTCACGGATTCCGGAGAACTCGACGGTCTGACCGTCTACGACAGCGACGGTGAGAAGGTCGGCACGGTGGGGCGGGTGTACGTCGACGACGACACCGGCAAGCCGGACTGGATCACGGTCAAGACCGGCATGTTCGGCATGAAGGAGAGTTTCGTACCGCTCGCCGGTGCCCGGCGGGTGGGCTCGGACCTGCACGTCTCGCACCCGAAGGAGCTCGTCAAGGAGGCCCCGCGGGTCGACGCCGACGCGCATCTCTCGGTGGCCGAGGAGGAGGAGCTCTACCGGCACTACGGCATGACCCGGAAGACCACCGGCCGTGCCGGTACCGCCATGGGTGCCGCCGGCACCGGAGCGGCGGCCGGGACCGCGGGCGCCGCGGGCACCCGTACCGGGCAGACCGGCCGGGCCACGGCGGACACCACCGGCACCACCGGTGCCATGGGCGCCGCGGGCACCGGCAGGCACCGGGACGCGGATGCCTCGCGGCCGCTCGCCGGCGCCGGGGCGGAACGGTCGGCGGGCGGCACCGGCATGCGGGACGAGCTGACCCGTTCGGAGGAGCAGCTCTCCGTCGGGACGGAGGAGTACGAGAGCGGAAAGGCGCGGCTGCACAAGTACGTGGTGACGGAGAACGTCACCCGGACGGTGCCCGTGTCCCACGAAGAGGTGCGCGTGGTGCGGGAGCCTCTGAAGCCGGGCGAGAGGACGGCCGACGGCAAGCTGGGCGAGCAGGACGTCGAGGTGACCCTGCACGCCGAACGCGCCACCGTACGCAAGGAGTCGGTCCCGGTGGAGCGGGTCCGTCTGGAGACGAACAGGGTCACCGAGCAGAAGGAGGTCTCCGCCGAGCTCCGCAAGGAGAAGATCGACTACATGGACGGCAAGGAGACGGGCGGCGGCAAGGACGCGGGCGGCGAGTTCGGCAAGGGACGCCGTCGTTGA
- a CDS encoding sulfite oxidase, translating to MRQWAAGRARSAGIGRRDLLRLVAAASVSVPLVQAAAAPALAAGSLPGVVKPLPPELFTVRGTNAETNFAALRGTGLLTPADRFFVRNHTSTPVIDEASWKLTVWGDGLTGGPVDFSYAALRALPATSRTAFVECAGNGRSFFASQQGQQVSGTAWTLGAIGTARWRGVRLAEVLRRAGIGPRAVDVLPRGLDAEVVSDGTNLGRVRRPLPVAKALDDVLLAYEMNGEPLPPDHGSPVRLIVPSWIGIANIKWVGDIEVSAQPLLTPWNTGLYRLFGPGHPDGGGAPLTRQTLKSAFELAPGAVFPAGRRQLLTGRSWSGGAPVRSVEVSTDGGARWRPARLRDEPRSGSWVRWSADWVPGAPGAAVLLARATDRSGRSQPVTTAHNTQGYLFDAVVRHPVTVV from the coding sequence ATGCGCCAGTGGGCCGCCGGCCGTGCGCGGTCGGCCGGGATCGGCCGGCGTGATCTGCTCCGGCTGGTCGCGGCGGCTTCGGTGTCCGTCCCCCTGGTGCAGGCGGCGGCTGCTCCCGCCCTGGCGGCCGGCTCCCTGCCCGGGGTGGTGAAGCCGCTGCCGCCCGAACTGTTCACGGTGCGCGGGACGAACGCCGAGACGAACTTCGCGGCGCTGCGCGGTACCGGGCTGCTCACCCCGGCCGACCGCTTCTTCGTCCGCAACCACACCTCGACCCCGGTGATCGACGAGGCCTCCTGGAAGCTGACGGTGTGGGGCGACGGGCTGACGGGCGGCCCGGTGGACTTCTCCTACGCCGCGCTGCGCGCGCTGCCCGCCACCTCCCGTACGGCGTTCGTCGAGTGCGCGGGCAACGGCCGGAGCTTCTTCGCCTCCCAGCAGGGGCAGCAGGTCAGCGGTACCGCGTGGACCCTCGGCGCGATCGGTACGGCGCGCTGGCGCGGGGTACGGCTGGCGGAGGTGCTGCGCCGGGCGGGTATCGGGCCCCGCGCGGTCGATGTCCTGCCGCGCGGGCTGGACGCGGAGGTCGTCAGCGACGGGACGAACCTGGGCCGGGTCCGCAGACCTCTGCCCGTCGCGAAGGCGCTGGACGACGTGCTGCTGGCCTACGAGATGAACGGGGAGCCGTTGCCGCCCGATCACGGGAGCCCGGTACGGCTGATCGTGCCGTCCTGGATCGGGATCGCCAACATCAAGTGGGTGGGCGACATCGAGGTGAGCGCCCAGCCGCTCCTCACCCCGTGGAACACGGGGCTGTACCGGCTGTTCGGCCCCGGCCACCCGGACGGGGGCGGTGCGCCGCTGACCCGGCAGACCCTCAAGAGCGCGTTCGAGCTCGCGCCCGGCGCCGTGTTCCCCGCCGGGCGGCGGCAACTCCTCACCGGGCGGTCCTGGTCGGGCGGCGCCCCGGTGCGTTCGGTCGAGGTCAGCACGGACGGTGGGGCCCGGTGGCGTCCGGCGCGGCTGCGGGACGAGCCCCGGAGCGGGAGCTGGGTCCGCTGGTCGGCGGACTGGGTGCCGGGGGCGCCGGGCGCCGCCGTGCTGCTGGCGCGGGCGACGGACCGGTCGGGCCGGTCCCAGCCGGTGACGACGGCTCACAACACGCAGGGCTATCTCTTCGACGCCGTGGTGCGGCATCCCGTGACGGTCGTCTGA
- a CDS encoding NAD(P)-dependent oxidoreductase, translated as MTTASSADAVPGKPSVAVLGTGIMGSGMARSLLRARLPVRAWNRTRAKAEPLATAGATVTDTAAEAVRGADVILTVLNDGPAVAETLTAAADGLRPGQVWLQSSTVGLDATTELAHRAAGLGLVYLDAPVSGTRQPAEQGTLTVFVSGPSGARPTVRPVLEAIGGRTVWAGEDPGAATRLKLVTNAWVINLVNGVAECLNLAEGLGTDPRLFLDAVKGGPLDTPYLQQKAAAVLDGDLTPSFALSTALKDSRLILDAAGASGVTLDLIAASAERFTRAQAAGHGDQDMIATYYAGRTG; from the coding sequence ATGACCACCGCATCCTCCGCGGACGCCGTCCCCGGCAAGCCGTCCGTCGCCGTCCTCGGCACCGGCATCATGGGATCCGGAATGGCCCGCAGCCTGCTCAGGGCCCGACTGCCCGTACGGGCCTGGAACCGGACCCGCGCCAAGGCCGAACCCCTGGCCACGGCCGGCGCCACCGTGACGGACACCGCGGCGGAAGCCGTACGCGGGGCCGACGTGATCCTCACCGTGCTGAACGACGGACCGGCCGTCGCCGAGACCCTCACCGCGGCGGCCGACGGCCTGCGTCCCGGACAGGTCTGGCTGCAGAGTTCCACCGTCGGACTCGACGCCACCACCGAACTCGCCCACCGGGCCGCCGGGCTGGGACTCGTCTACCTCGACGCCCCGGTCTCCGGCACCAGGCAGCCCGCCGAACAGGGCACCCTCACGGTGTTCGTCTCCGGGCCCTCCGGCGCCCGCCCCACGGTCCGGCCCGTCCTGGAGGCGATCGGCGGACGCACCGTCTGGGCCGGGGAGGACCCCGGGGCCGCCACCCGGCTCAAGCTGGTCACCAACGCCTGGGTGATCAACCTGGTCAACGGCGTCGCCGAATGCCTGAACCTCGCCGAAGGGCTGGGGACCGACCCGCGGCTCTTCCTCGACGCGGTGAAGGGCGGCCCGCTCGACACCCCCTACCTCCAGCAGAAGGCCGCCGCCGTGCTCGACGGCGACCTCACCCCCAGCTTCGCCCTCTCCACCGCTCTCAAGGACTCCCGGCTGATCCTCGACGCCGCCGGAGCCTCCGGGGTGACGCTGGACCTGATCGCCGCCTCCGCCGAGCGGTTCACCCGCGCGCAGGCGGCCGGACACGGCGACCAGGACATGATCGCGACCTACTACGCGGGACGTACCGGCTGA
- a CDS encoding ABC transporter substrate-binding protein, translating to MPSIPIAVRRTALLPAGILLLAACTGQGAGISPGAAPDDGAVGHPVTLKNCGRTVTVEAVPSRAVSLNQGSTEILLSLGLADRLAGTATWTDPVMKGLEKANATVERIADNQPSSEKVLGLEPDFVSASFESTLGKGGVASREQFAQLGVPTYLSPADCGAKDNSGSGDGVRAKPVTMDDVYGEVRDLAEVFGVPERGEELVAELDGRVEAATRGIDASGTTLLYWFANSEAPYLAGCCGAPGAITGELGAKNVFDDTHEEWPQVNWETVADRNPDVLVIGDLTRESQTAESAARKIGFLESNPATRNMDAVRNKRYVLLSGQAMNPSIRTVEGIELVAAGLRSFGLSG from the coding sequence GTGCCGTCCATACCCATCGCCGTACGCCGAACCGCCCTGCTCCCCGCGGGAATCCTCCTGCTGGCCGCCTGCACCGGCCAGGGCGCGGGCATCTCACCCGGCGCCGCACCGGACGACGGCGCCGTCGGCCACCCCGTGACGCTGAAGAACTGCGGACGCACCGTGACCGTGGAGGCCGTACCGTCCCGGGCGGTCTCCCTCAACCAGGGATCCACCGAGATCCTGCTCTCCCTCGGCCTCGCCGACCGGCTCGCCGGCACCGCCACCTGGACCGACCCGGTGATGAAGGGGCTGGAGAAGGCCAACGCCACCGTGGAGCGCATCGCCGACAACCAGCCCTCCTCCGAGAAGGTCCTCGGCCTGGAACCCGACTTCGTCAGCGCCTCGTTCGAATCCACCCTCGGCAAGGGCGGCGTCGCCTCCCGTGAACAGTTCGCGCAACTCGGCGTACCGACCTACCTCTCCCCGGCCGACTGCGGCGCGAAGGACAACAGCGGCAGCGGCGACGGCGTGCGCGCGAAGCCCGTGACCATGGACGACGTCTACGGTGAAGTACGCGACCTGGCCGAGGTGTTCGGCGTTCCCGAGCGGGGCGAGGAACTGGTCGCCGAACTCGACGGCCGCGTCGAGGCCGCGACCCGGGGCATCGACGCCTCCGGCACCACGCTGCTCTACTGGTTCGCCAACTCCGAAGCGCCCTACCTCGCCGGCTGCTGCGGGGCGCCCGGCGCCATCACCGGGGAACTCGGCGCGAAGAACGTCTTCGACGACACCCACGAGGAGTGGCCCCAGGTCAACTGGGAGACGGTCGCCGACCGCAACCCCGACGTCCTGGTCATCGGCGACCTGACCCGTGAGTCGCAGACCGCCGAGAGCGCCGCCAGGAAGATCGGGTTCCTGGAGTCCAACCCCGCCACCAGGAACATGGACGCGGTCAGGAACAAGCGCTACGTACTGCTCAGCGGCCAGGCCATGAACCCGTCGATCCGTACCGTCGAGGGCATCGAACTCGTCGCCGCCGGGCTGCGCTCCTTCGGACTCTCCGGGTGA
- a CDS encoding carbohydrate kinase family protein: MPDRPALLVIGECVADVVRQPPGADRVHPGGSPANVAHGLARLGHDTTLFTQLGPDAHGRLIRDHLTRAGVRVRTDGATAPTPAAAVTLDGHGRAAYTFDIGWSLSGTAPAGRSPYRHVHTGSVAAVMEPGARTVLAAAEALRDTATVSYDPNVRPGLMGDRTEAVRRVERCVALSDVVKASDEDLEWLYPGRPPEESAARWLDSGPALVLVTRGADGALALAPGTAARASAPAVRVADTVGAGDAFMSGTLHALAAHGLLGNGGRARLRALGPHTLDDVLRHAIASAAVTVSRPGALPPGTGELAEALGRTRGPAR; the protein is encoded by the coding sequence ATGCCCGACCGCCCCGCCCTGCTGGTCATCGGCGAATGCGTCGCCGACGTCGTCCGGCAGCCCCCCGGGGCGGACCGGGTGCACCCCGGCGGCAGCCCCGCCAACGTCGCCCACGGCCTGGCCCGGCTGGGCCATGACACCACCCTGTTCACCCAGCTCGGCCCCGACGCCCACGGACGGCTGATCCGCGACCACCTGACCCGTGCCGGGGTCCGGGTCCGGACCGACGGGGCCACCGCCCCCACCCCGGCCGCCGCCGTCACCCTGGACGGCCACGGCCGCGCCGCCTACACCTTCGACATCGGCTGGTCCCTGTCCGGCACCGCCCCCGCCGGGCGGAGCCCGTACCGGCACGTGCACACCGGATCGGTCGCCGCCGTCATGGAACCCGGCGCGCGCACCGTCCTCGCCGCCGCCGAGGCCCTGCGGGACACCGCGACCGTCAGCTACGACCCCAACGTGCGGCCCGGGCTGATGGGGGACCGCACCGAGGCGGTCCGCCGCGTCGAACGCTGCGTGGCGCTCAGCGACGTGGTCAAGGCCAGCGACGAGGACCTGGAATGGCTCTACCCCGGCCGCCCGCCGGAGGAGTCCGCCGCGCGCTGGCTGGACTCGGGACCGGCCCTCGTCCTCGTCACCCGCGGCGCCGACGGGGCCCTGGCCCTCGCGCCCGGCACGGCCGCCCGCGCGAGCGCGCCGGCCGTGCGGGTCGCCGACACCGTGGGGGCCGGCGACGCGTTCATGTCCGGCACCCTGCACGCGCTCGCCGCGCACGGACTCCTCGGGAACGGCGGCCGGGCGCGCCTGCGCGCCCTCGGCCCGCACACCCTGGACGACGTACTGCGCCACGCGATCGCGTCCGCCGCCGTGACCGTGTCCCGGCCCGGGGCCCTGCCCCCCGGCACCGGCGAACTCGCCGAAGCGCTCGGCCGTACCCGGGGCCCTGCTCGCTGA
- a CDS encoding FecCD family ABC transporter permease, with protein MTLTGRRPAVRPRPSPATGPRSARALRDGLLWTAGTALLLLSVAVAVTIGPARISVPDVWSAVAAHLGLGDTRLTPIRDGIIWNLRMPRTLLAAVCGAGLAVCGTVMQSLLRNPLADPFVLGVSSGASTGAVAVVVLGAGGGAVSVPAGAFAGALCSFALVMLLSHTLGGTTDRVVLAGVAAMQLFSALTSFVVMTAADAEQTRGVLFWLLGSLSGAGWTDVRVCAAVLAVTLLICLGHARTLDAFAFGQDAAAALGVRVTRTRTVLLCTTALLTAALVSSAGAIGFVGLVLPHAARALAGSGHRRLLPVTALAGAVFLVWADTLARTVLEPQEVPVGVVTALVGVPAFVLVLYRTRRTA; from the coding sequence GTGACCCTCACCGGAAGGAGGCCCGCCGTCCGCCCCCGGCCGTCGCCCGCGACGGGCCCCCGGAGCGCGCGGGCACTGCGCGACGGGCTGCTGTGGACCGCCGGGACGGCCCTGCTGCTCCTGTCCGTCGCCGTCGCCGTCACCATCGGCCCCGCGCGGATCTCCGTCCCGGACGTGTGGTCCGCCGTCGCCGCGCACCTGGGCCTCGGCGACACCCGGCTGACCCCGATCCGGGACGGCATCATCTGGAACCTGCGCATGCCCCGCACCCTGCTCGCCGCGGTCTGCGGGGCCGGGCTCGCGGTGTGCGGCACCGTCATGCAGTCACTGCTCCGCAACCCGCTCGCCGACCCCTTCGTCCTCGGCGTCTCCTCCGGGGCGTCCACCGGAGCCGTCGCCGTGGTCGTCCTGGGGGCGGGCGGGGGAGCGGTTTCGGTCCCGGCGGGCGCGTTCGCCGGCGCCCTCTGCTCCTTCGCGCTGGTCATGCTGCTCAGCCACACACTCGGCGGCACCACCGACCGGGTCGTCCTGGCCGGGGTCGCGGCCATGCAGCTCTTCTCCGCGCTCACCTCGTTCGTCGTCATGACCGCCGCCGACGCCGAGCAGACCCGCGGCGTGCTGTTCTGGCTGCTCGGCTCGCTGAGCGGGGCCGGCTGGACCGACGTCCGGGTCTGCGCCGCCGTACTGGCCGTCACCCTGCTGATCTGCCTCGGCCACGCCCGTACGCTCGACGCCTTCGCGTTCGGCCAGGACGCCGCCGCCGCACTCGGCGTGCGGGTGACCCGCACCCGGACGGTGCTGCTGTGCACCACGGCGCTGCTGACCGCGGCCCTGGTCAGCTCCGCGGGCGCCATCGGCTTCGTCGGCCTCGTCCTGCCGCACGCCGCCCGCGCGCTGGCCGGTTCCGGGCACCGGAGGCTGCTGCCCGTCACCGCCCTCGCCGGGGCGGTGTTCCTGGTCTGGGCCGACACCCTCGCCCGGACCGTGCTCGAACCCCAGGAGGTGCCCGTCGGCGTGGTCACCGCCCTCGTCGGGGTGCCCGCCTTCGTCCTCGTCCTGTACCGCACCCGGAGGACCGCATGA
- a CDS encoding RNA polymerase sigma factor SigF produces MPAHTARTSTVEQQGSGSAERPGVTGDLPWIADAGQVAPRDARALSKLFFDRLQVLEEGTPEYQYARNTLIEMNLSLVRFAAGRFRNRGSGEMEDIVQVGTIGLIKAIDRFDLSREVEFTSFAVPYIVGEIKRFFRDSTWSVHVPRRLQELRVDLARAKEALAAGLDRDPTVKELAEYLGLEEEEVAEGIVAANGYTAGSLDIPADTADSVGRSTNGRTFADVLGEPDPAIETVENLHALAPLLEELTPRERRIIEMRFGQEMTQARIGDELGISQMHVSRLLSRTLLKLRAGMFTEE; encoded by the coding sequence ATGCCCGCGCACACCGCACGAACCTCCACTGTGGAACAGCAGGGCTCCGGCTCCGCGGAGCGACCGGGCGTCACGGGAGACCTCCCGTGGATCGCCGATGCGGGCCAGGTCGCCCCGCGGGACGCGCGCGCCCTGTCGAAACTGTTCTTCGACCGCCTCCAGGTCCTTGAGGAGGGCACGCCCGAGTACCAGTACGCCAGGAACACGCTGATCGAGATGAACCTGTCCCTGGTCCGGTTCGCGGCGGGCCGCTTCCGCAACCGGGGCAGCGGCGAGATGGAGGACATCGTCCAGGTCGGCACCATCGGCCTCATCAAGGCCATCGACCGGTTCGACCTGAGCCGGGAGGTCGAGTTCACCTCCTTCGCCGTGCCGTACATCGTCGGCGAGATAAAGCGTTTCTTCCGTGACAGCACCTGGTCCGTGCACGTCCCGAGGCGGTTGCAGGAGCTGCGCGTCGACCTCGCCAGGGCGAAGGAGGCGCTGGCCGCCGGCCTGGACCGGGACCCGACGGTCAAGGAGCTGGCCGAGTACCTCGGGCTGGAGGAGGAAGAAGTCGCCGAGGGCATCGTCGCCGCCAACGGCTACACGGCGGGCTCACTCGACATACCGGCGGACACGGCGGACTCGGTGGGCCGCTCGACGAACGGGCGGACGTTCGCGGATGTCCTGGGCGAGCCGGACCCGGCGATCGAGACGGTGGAGAACCTGCACGCGCTGGCGCCCCTGCTGGAGGAACTCACCCCCCGGGAGCGCCGGATCATCGAGATGCGGTTCGGGCAGGAGATGACGCAGGCGCGCATCGGTGACGAGCTGGGGATCTCCCAGATGCATGTGTCGCGGCTGCTGAGCCGGACCCTCCTCAAGCTGCGCGCCGGGATGTTCACGGAGGAGTGA
- a CDS encoding type B 50S ribosomal protein L31: MQQDKHPDYRPVVFRDRSAGYAFLTRSTASSDRTIDWDDGNTYPVVDVEISAESHPFFTGKARVVDTEGQVAKFERRYGDEGREGTP; the protein is encoded by the coding sequence ATGCAGCAGGACAAGCACCCCGACTACCGGCCCGTGGTCTTCCGTGACCGTTCCGCCGGCTACGCCTTCCTGACCCGTTCCACCGCCTCCAGCGACCGGACCATCGACTGGGACGACGGCAACACCTACCCCGTCGTCGACGTCGAGATCTCCGCCGAGAGCCACCCGTTCTTCACCGGCAAGGCACGGGTCGTCGACACCGAGGGGCAGGTCGCGAAGTTCGAACGCCGCTACGGGGACGAAGGGCGGGAGGGCACCCCCTGA
- a CDS encoding adenosylcobinamide amidohydrolase has protein sequence MCSSAVLGGGIGPRAWILNAQVPGGYPRLDPDRHLAEIAAAEGLTGPGAGLMTAADVTARTTGHDGPVTATVTSGLGVRGWAAAPGPGTGGPPVPGTVNIVVTLPVALSDAALVNAVATATEAKVQALLDAGLDCSGTPTDAVCVATPEPGAGSGEPFAGPRSPWGSRLARAVHHAVLAGALRQS, from the coding sequence GTGTGCAGCAGCGCCGTCCTCGGGGGCGGGATCGGGCCGCGCGCCTGGATCCTCAACGCGCAGGTCCCCGGCGGCTACCCCCGGCTGGACCCCGACCGGCACCTCGCGGAGATCGCGGCGGCCGAAGGGCTCACGGGGCCGGGCGCCGGCCTGATGACCGCCGCCGACGTCACCGCCCGCACCACCGGGCACGACGGCCCGGTGACCGCCACCGTCACCAGTGGTCTCGGCGTACGCGGCTGGGCCGCCGCCCCCGGCCCCGGCACCGGGGGGCCGCCGGTGCCCGGCACCGTCAACATCGTCGTCACGCTTCCCGTCGCGCTCTCCGACGCCGCCCTCGTCAACGCGGTGGCCACCGCCACCGAAGCGAAGGTCCAGGCACTCCTGGACGCCGGACTCGACTGCTCGGGCACACCCACGGACGCGGTGTGCGTGGCCACACCCGAGCCCGGGGCCGGGTCCGGTGAGCCCTTCGCCGGGCCGCGCTCGCCCTGGGGATCGCGACTCGCCAGGGCCGTCCACCACGCCGTCCTCGCCGGAGCACTACGGCAGTCTTGA
- a CDS encoding acyl-CoA dehydrogenase: protein MTVTLTETAPPSTAELLTGVLLGSGYRREHGFWQRLISTEPFRRPAGGTPEEHLALAYERLRVLNRSLDSGARLAADTRALAALHEWLGPVDPALATVAGIHYNLFLGSLLDHDPAGRRDLSDYLTMRSIGTFLCTEVAHGNDAAAMETTAAYDRERDGFVLSTPNAGAQKFMPNTSPAGGPKSGLVAARLTDGGTDHGIRLFLVALTDGVRPLPGVRVRPLPARMGSPVDHCLTWFDDLFLERDALLGAFEAYGGRKESGALRAERRRHFLASIGRVTPGRISMSACAAGSARASLAVAVRYGGHRTVSAARGTRQVPVNAFRTHHGPLASAMATVFAMSLLHRRVLDRWEVCTEKERVEAERLVSVAKAWITWQARGVIVQCRERCGAQALLENNGMSDRVTGIEGAITAEGDNIALYAKAAGELLLTPSPVRESARRVPGTGDLADPRFLGELVAALEDIWFTRARERALRHPDDDKLGRWNAAAGPAVRGVEAYAYRQAAEAYAQARALLPEGAARERLTELERLFTVEWVARNSGDLLAAGLLDAGQVAALPEITEELIAAVAAHAPELAESFALPAELLADWPIAGPDHADAYDDPDGSWHRGPAAPAGEGAA, encoded by the coding sequence ATGACCGTGACCCTTACCGAGACCGCTCCACCGTCCACCGCCGAACTGCTGACCGGGGTCCTACTCGGCAGCGGCTACCGTCGGGAACACGGGTTCTGGCAGCGGCTGATCAGCACAGAACCGTTCCGCCGCCCGGCCGGCGGAACCCCCGAGGAGCACCTGGCCCTCGCCTACGAGCGGCTGAGGGTGCTCAACCGCTCCCTCGACAGCGGGGCCCGCCTCGCCGCCGACACCCGCGCCCTGGCCGCCCTGCACGAATGGCTCGGCCCGGTGGACCCCGCCCTCGCCACCGTCGCCGGCATCCACTACAACCTCTTCCTCGGAAGCCTCCTGGACCACGACCCGGCAGGACGGCGGGACCTGTCGGACTACCTCACGATGCGGAGCATCGGCACCTTCCTCTGTACGGAGGTGGCCCACGGCAACGACGCGGCGGCGATGGAGACCACCGCCGCCTACGACCGCGAACGCGACGGCTTCGTCCTGAGCACCCCGAACGCCGGGGCGCAGAAGTTCATGCCGAACACCAGCCCGGCCGGCGGCCCCAAGTCCGGGCTCGTCGCCGCGCGTCTGACGGACGGCGGAACGGACCACGGCATCCGCCTGTTCCTGGTGGCCCTGACCGACGGCGTACGCCCCCTGCCGGGCGTCCGGGTGCGGCCGCTGCCGGCCAGGATGGGCAGCCCCGTCGACCACTGCCTGACCTGGTTCGACGATCTGTTCCTCGAACGGGACGCCCTGCTCGGGGCGTTCGAGGCGTACGGCGGCCGGAAGGAGTCCGGCGCCCTGCGGGCCGAACGCCGCCGCCACTTCCTGGCCTCCATCGGCCGGGTGACCCCCGGCAGGATTTCGATGAGCGCCTGCGCCGCCGGGTCGGCCCGGGCCAGCCTCGCCGTCGCCGTCCGCTACGGCGGCCACCGCACGGTGTCGGCGGCCCGGGGCACCCGGCAGGTGCCGGTCAACGCCTTCCGGACGCACCACGGTCCGCTCGCCTCGGCCATGGCCACGGTCTTCGCGATGAGCCTGCTGCACCGCCGGGTCCTCGACCGCTGGGAGGTCTGCACCGAGAAGGAGCGGGTGGAGGCGGAGCGCCTGGTCTCGGTCGCCAAGGCGTGGATCACCTGGCAGGCCAGGGGAGTGATCGTCCAGTGCCGCGAACGCTGCGGCGCACAGGCCCTCCTGGAGAACAACGGCATGAGCGACCGGGTCACCGGCATCGAGGGCGCCATCACCGCCGAGGGCGACAACATCGCCCTGTACGCCAAGGCGGCCGGAGAACTCCTCCTCACCCCCTCACCCGTGCGCGAGAGCGCCCGCCGCGTCCCGGGCACCGGGGACCTGGCCGACCCCCGCTTCCTGGGCGAACTCGTCGCCGCGCTGGAGGACATCTGGTTCACCCGGGCCAGGGAACGCGCGCTGCGCCACCCCGACGACGACAAGCTCGGCCGCTGGAACGCCGCCGCCGGCCCCGCCGTGCGCGGGGTGGAGGCCTACGCCTACCGGCAGGCGGCCGAGGCCTACGCACAGGCCCGCGCCCTGCTGCCGGAAGGCGCCGCCCGGGAGCGGCTGACCGAACTGGAACGGCTGTTCACCGTCGAATGGGTGGCCCGTAACAGCGGCGACCTGCTGGCCGCGGGGCTGCTGGACGCCGGACAGGTCGCGGCGCTCCCGGAGATCACCGAGGAGCTGATCGCGGCCGTCGCCGCGCACGCCCCCGAACTCGCCGAGTCCTTCGCCCTGCCCGCGGAACTGCTCGCCGACTGGCCGATCGCGGGCCCGGACCACGCCGACGCCTACGACGACCCGGACGGGTCCTGGCACCGCGGACCGGCCGCCCCCGCCGGGGAGGGAGCGGCATGA
- a CDS encoding ABC transporter ATP-binding protein, whose product MTVTAGGGLRAARVGREAGGRLVLDGVDLAPPPGGTMGLLGPNGSGKSTLLRIMAGVLTPHTGRVTLDGRPLTATGRRTVARRVAVVGQHADTQAELSVLDVVRLGRIPHRRAWSAPGPEDEAAVQEALEATGLTGRTGQSWHTLSGGERQRVQIARALAQRPRELLLDEPTNHLDIQHQLELLSLVSALPVTSVIALHDLNLAAMFCDRVTVLARGRVVAAGAPAQVITEELIADVYRVRAVVTPDGPDGRPSVRFLPPGAAPS is encoded by the coding sequence ATGACCGTCACCGCGGGCGGGGGGCTGCGCGCCGCACGGGTGGGGAGGGAGGCCGGCGGACGGCTCGTCCTGGACGGTGTGGACCTCGCCCCACCGCCCGGCGGCACCATGGGGCTCCTCGGCCCCAACGGCTCCGGCAAGTCCACCCTGCTGCGGATCATGGCCGGTGTCCTCACACCGCACACCGGCCGGGTCACCCTCGACGGCCGCCCCCTCACCGCAACCGGCCGCCGCACGGTCGCCCGCCGGGTGGCCGTGGTCGGCCAGCACGCCGACACCCAGGCCGAACTGAGTGTGCTGGACGTCGTACGCCTCGGACGCATCCCGCACCGCCGTGCCTGGTCGGCCCCCGGCCCCGAGGACGAAGCGGCCGTCCAGGAGGCGCTGGAAGCCACCGGACTGACCGGGCGCACCGGGCAGTCCTGGCACACCCTCTCCGGAGGGGAACGCCAGCGGGTCCAGATCGCCCGCGCCCTCGCCCAGCGGCCCCGGGAACTCCTGCTCGACGAACCGACGAACCATCTGGACATCCAGCACCAGCTGGAACTCCTGTCCCTGGTATCGGCGTTGCCCGTCACCTCGGTGATCGCCCTGCACGACCTCAACCTGGCCGCGATGTTCTGCGACCGGGTCACCGTGCTGGCCCGGGGGCGGGTCGTCGCGGCGGGCGCCCCCGCGCAGGTCATCACCGAGGAGCTGATCGCGGACGTCTACCGGGTACGCGCGGTGGTCACGCCCGACGGGCCGGACGGCCGCCCCTCGGTCCGCTTCCTGCCCCCGGGCGCCGCGCCCTCCTGA